A stretch of Channa argus isolate prfri chromosome 16, Channa argus male v1.0, whole genome shotgun sequence DNA encodes these proteins:
- the LOC137101591 gene encoding zinc finger protein DPF3-like isoform X3 has translation MAAVIQNPLKALGDQFYKEAIEQCRSYNARLCAERSVRLPFLDSQTGVAQNNCYIWMERHHRSPGVAAGQMYTYPARCWRKKRRLHNATDPRLGLYGIQLDGSLMSKDTLPTQSTTLEALLRGEGLDKRNSSKNDEESLLEIQRVLEADAAEDAFNDDDDYEVDTPKRRHRGKGRGRGSGRRRTDLDNDKPYVCDNRYKQKQNSKSSTSVCVKRYRNRTGLSYHYTHSHLAEEDRAGERSTVVSRSPSVPQTDRHKRPKGPTRTSIPSNYCNKCQGSNKKTGKSGSPCSACQCTTDCGEEKEDGTFAGAEELFGTTSESDTSTFHGFEDDDLEEPATNSNGISNRHR, from the exons ATGGCGGCTGTCATTCAGAATCCACTAAAAGC GTTGGGTGACCAGTTCTATAAGGAGGCCATTGAGCAGTGCCGCAGCTACAATGCTCGACTGTGTGCTGAACGCAGCGTCCGCCTGCCATTCCTGGACTCTCAAACTGGTGTGGCTCAGAACAACTGCTACATCTGGATGGAGCGTCACCACCGCAGCCCTG GAGTTGCTGCTGGGCAGATGTACACATATCCTGCCCGCTGCTGGAGGAAGAAAAGACGGCTTCACAATGCTACAGATCCCCGTCTGGGCCTCTATGGTATCCAGCTCG ATGGCAGCCTCatgtccaaggacactttgccCACCCAGAGCACCACACTGGAGGCTCTGCTGCGAGGAGAGGGTCTAGACAAAAGGAACAGCTCTAAGAACGATGAGGAGAGCTTGTTGGAGATTCAG AGGGTTCTGGAGGCAGATGCAGCAGAGGATGCTTTCAATGATGACGATGACTACGAGGTGGACACTCCCAAGAGGAGACACAGGGGCAAAGGAAGA GGTCGAGGATCAGGCCGCAGGAGGACAGATCTGGACAACGACAAGCCATATGTCTGTGACA acagatacaaacaaaagcagaactCCAAATCTTCAACCTCAG TTTGTGTGAAGCGCTACAGAAACCGTACAGGACTAAGTTACCACTACACCCATTCCCACCTGGCAGAGGAGGACAGAGCTGGAGAGAGGAGCACGGTGGTGTCCAGATCCCCCTCTGTaccacagactgacagacataaAC GACCAAAGGGTCCAACCAGGACCAGCATTCCTAGCAACTACTGTAATAAATGCCAGGGCTCGAACAAGAAAACGGGTAAATCTGGGTCTCCCTGCTCAGCCTGCCAATGCACAA CTGACTGTGGAGAAGAGAAGGAAGATGGGACTTTTGCCGGAGCCGAGGAGCTGTTCGGCACCACCTCGGAGAGCGACACTTCCACCTTTCACGGCTTTGAAGATGACGACCTGGAAGAGCCTGCCACAAACAGCAATGGAATATCCAACCGACATAGATAG
- the LOC137101591 gene encoding zinc finger protein DPF3-like isoform X2, translated as MAAVIQNPLKALKSNQTRGEKSWLQRYSTGGETVLGDQFYKEAIEQCRSYNARLCAERSVRLPFLDSQTGVAQNNCYIWMERHHRSPGVAAGQMYTYPARCWRKKRRLHNATDPRLGLYGIQLDGSLMSKDTLPTQSTTLEALLRGEGLDKRNSSKNDEESLLEIQRVLEADAAEDAFNDDDDYEVDTPKRRHRGKGRGRGSGRRRTDLDNDKPYVCDNRYKQKQNSKSSTSVCVKRYRNRTGLSYHYTHSHLAEEDRAGERSTVVSRSPSVPQTDRHKRPKGPTRTSIPSNYCNKCQGSNKKTGKSGSPCSACQCTTDCGEEKEDGTFAGAEELFGTTSESDTSTFHGFEDDDLEEPATNSNGISNRHR; from the exons ATGGCGGCTGTCATTCAGAATCCACTAAAAGC GttaaaatcaaaccaaacaagAGGGGAAAAGTCTTGGCTGCAGAGATACAGTACGGGTGGTGAGACTGT GTTGGGTGACCAGTTCTATAAGGAGGCCATTGAGCAGTGCCGCAGCTACAATGCTCGACTGTGTGCTGAACGCAGCGTCCGCCTGCCATTCCTGGACTCTCAAACTGGTGTGGCTCAGAACAACTGCTACATCTGGATGGAGCGTCACCACCGCAGCCCTG GAGTTGCTGCTGGGCAGATGTACACATATCCTGCCCGCTGCTGGAGGAAGAAAAGACGGCTTCACAATGCTACAGATCCCCGTCTGGGCCTCTATGGTATCCAGCTCG ATGGCAGCCTCatgtccaaggacactttgccCACCCAGAGCACCACACTGGAGGCTCTGCTGCGAGGAGAGGGTCTAGACAAAAGGAACAGCTCTAAGAACGATGAGGAGAGCTTGTTGGAGATTCAG AGGGTTCTGGAGGCAGATGCAGCAGAGGATGCTTTCAATGATGACGATGACTACGAGGTGGACACTCCCAAGAGGAGACACAGGGGCAAAGGAAGA GGTCGAGGATCAGGCCGCAGGAGGACAGATCTGGACAACGACAAGCCATATGTCTGTGACA acagatacaaacaaaagcagaactCCAAATCTTCAACCTCAG TTTGTGTGAAGCGCTACAGAAACCGTACAGGACTAAGTTACCACTACACCCATTCCCACCTGGCAGAGGAGGACAGAGCTGGAGAGAGGAGCACGGTGGTGTCCAGATCCCCCTCTGTaccacagactgacagacataaAC GACCAAAGGGTCCAACCAGGACCAGCATTCCTAGCAACTACTGTAATAAATGCCAGGGCTCGAACAAGAAAACGGGTAAATCTGGGTCTCCCTGCTCAGCCTGCCAATGCACAA CTGACTGTGGAGAAGAGAAGGAAGATGGGACTTTTGCCGGAGCCGAGGAGCTGTTCGGCACCACCTCGGAGAGCGACACTTCCACCTTTCACGGCTTTGAAGATGACGACCTGGAAGAGCCTGCCACAAACAGCAATGGAATATCCAACCGACATAGATAG
- the LOC137101591 gene encoding zinc finger protein DPF3-like isoform X1: MKRLESILFKTPFCIRRFKAVAMSVTEVHRLSHSVSLTSAAKIIPSPSPTPPGRLGDQFYKEAIEQCRSYNARLCAERSVRLPFLDSQTGVAQNNCYIWMERHHRSPGVAAGQMYTYPARCWRKKRRLHNATDPRLGLYGIQLDGSLMSKDTLPTQSTTLEALLRGEGLDKRNSSKNDEESLLEIQRVLEADAAEDAFNDDDDYEVDTPKRRHRGKGRGRGSGRRRTDLDNDKPYVCDNRYKQKQNSKSSTSVCVKRYRNRTGLSYHYTHSHLAEEDRAGERSTVVSRSPSVPQTDRHKRPKGPTRTSIPSNYCNKCQGSNKKTGKSGSPCSACQCTTDCGEEKEDGTFAGAEELFGTTSESDTSTFHGFEDDDLEEPATNSNGISNRHR, from the exons atgaagagGCTAGAGAGTATATTGTTTAAGACACCTTTTTGTATCCGAAGATTTAAAGCAGTTGCAATGTCAGTGACTGAAGTACATCGTTTAAGTCACTCGGTGTCACTGACCTCTGCTGCTAAAATTATTCcatccccctcccccacccccccgggCAGGTTGGGTGACCAGTTCTATAAGGAGGCCATTGAGCAGTGCCGCAGCTACAATGCTCGACTGTGTGCTGAACGCAGCGTCCGCCTGCCATTCCTGGACTCTCAAACTGGTGTGGCTCAGAACAACTGCTACATCTGGATGGAGCGTCACCACCGCAGCCCTG GAGTTGCTGCTGGGCAGATGTACACATATCCTGCCCGCTGCTGGAGGAAGAAAAGACGGCTTCACAATGCTACAGATCCCCGTCTGGGCCTCTATGGTATCCAGCTCG ATGGCAGCCTCatgtccaaggacactttgccCACCCAGAGCACCACACTGGAGGCTCTGCTGCGAGGAGAGGGTCTAGACAAAAGGAACAGCTCTAAGAACGATGAGGAGAGCTTGTTGGAGATTCAG AGGGTTCTGGAGGCAGATGCAGCAGAGGATGCTTTCAATGATGACGATGACTACGAGGTGGACACTCCCAAGAGGAGACACAGGGGCAAAGGAAGA GGTCGAGGATCAGGCCGCAGGAGGACAGATCTGGACAACGACAAGCCATATGTCTGTGACA acagatacaaacaaaagcagaactCCAAATCTTCAACCTCAG TTTGTGTGAAGCGCTACAGAAACCGTACAGGACTAAGTTACCACTACACCCATTCCCACCTGGCAGAGGAGGACAGAGCTGGAGAGAGGAGCACGGTGGTGTCCAGATCCCCCTCTGTaccacagactgacagacataaAC GACCAAAGGGTCCAACCAGGACCAGCATTCCTAGCAACTACTGTAATAAATGCCAGGGCTCGAACAAGAAAACGGGTAAATCTGGGTCTCCCTGCTCAGCCTGCCAATGCACAA CTGACTGTGGAGAAGAGAAGGAAGATGGGACTTTTGCCGGAGCCGAGGAGCTGTTCGGCACCACCTCGGAGAGCGACACTTCCACCTTTCACGGCTTTGAAGATGACGACCTGGAAGAGCCTGCCACAAACAGCAATGGAATATCCAACCGACATAGATAG